ACGGGAAGTACGGCTAATGCACTCTTTCCTGGAACAGCTTCCAATCCATCCGGTACAAGAGTGACGGTCTGGAATGTATTCTTGAGCAGGGGCGTAAACGGGAAGTCTCCCCTTTAAGAGGATCATTGGAGATGTTCCGGACTGGTCATGTGGGAAAACCAGAAGGACATGCAGATGGCTGTATCTATGACTTCGCCGTCAACAGGGGTACGCAGGCAGGGCGATCAGGACCAGCCCACAGCCGGGACAATCCCTTCACCATCGTTTTTTAGTACGGCAAAGCCGGACAAGGCTGTCCATCGCAGCATCTGTGGTCTTGCTCCATGCTTCTCCGCCCGCGATCCCTGCATTTTCTGTCCCCGTACCGTGCTCAGGGTACGGGGACAGGCAATTACTACAGCATCATAGTCAACGGGAAGCGATAGGCCACGGAACCGGTGCTGCAGGCGATGCGGCAGCAGCCGCAATGCCAGCACTGTTCGGGATAGGCCACAGCAGGCCCATCCTCCGTCATGGTCAGGATATGGCCGGGGCAGCTCTCCACACACGAACCGCAGGAGATGCAGTGCCCACAATGGAGGCAGCGTCCGGCTTCGCTACGTGCGGCCTTGTCCGGCAGGCCGCCTTCCAGCTCGGCAAAGGCCAGACGGGGCCGGGCTTCACTGGCCGGGACCACAGCCCGGGGCGCATGCGGGTGATAATCCACATGCATGATCTCCTCCAGCTCCACCACATGGGCAGCATCCAGGGCCGGACGCACAGCCAGAGCCATGCTGCCGTCATCCTCGAACCAGGCATCGATATTGCTGCCGGCAGGAAGGCCGGCAAGATAGGCATGCAGGCCCAGCGCCACGTTCCGGCCGCTGCCGATGGCCGACGAGACGAGACCAGGTCCGGTTGCCACGTCACCAGCGGCAAACAGCCCCCGGATGCTCGTCATGCCCGCAGCATCGACGGCCACGCAGCCACGGGGCGTCAGGGCGACGTCCAGACCGGCCAGAGCCGTCAGGTCAGCCTGCAGGCCACTGGCGCAAATGACCAGATGGGCGGCAAATGTCGCTTCTGCCCCGGCAGCAACTTCCGTATGGAGCTCGCCGGCGGCATCGAAGGAAAATGACGATATGGGTCTGGCCGTGACCTGGAACATGCCGTCGGCCGAACAGGTGACCGCAGTGGTCTGCATGCTGTTGGCGATGCTGATGCCTTCATCGCGGGCCTGGAGCACTTCCGCTTCAGGGGCATGCATGGCTCCTTCGGCCTCCAGGCAAACCATGCGTACACTGGCAGCCCCCAGGCGACGGGCCGTGAAGGCGCAGTCGAAAGCAACCCCGCCGCCGCCCAGGATGACCACCTCCTGACCTTCCAGGCTGCGGCGCTCCAGCGTGGAGCGCTTCATCCAGCTTACAGCAGGCTGCAGATGTTCCTTGCCCGGGATATCCAGCAAGCGTTCCTTCCACAGGCCCACGGCCAGCACACAGGCATCGTGGCTGTCCAGCAGATCCTGCAGGGAGATGTCGCGCCCCACCTGCACATTGGTATGCACGCGCACGCCAAGATCCGCCACGGCCCCGGTCTCGCGGTCCACCACGTCCTTGGGCAGGCGGAAGTCCGGGATGGAGTGGCGCATCAGACCGCCCATGACGGCCGAACCTTCGTAGACGCTGACCTCATGGCCCAGCAGGCGGGCAAAACAGGCCGCGGTCAGACCGGCAGGTCCGGCACCAATGACGGCCACCCGCTTGCCCGAATCGGGCAGAGGGCGCAGTCTGGGGGCATGACCATTATCCGCTGCGTAACGCTCCAGACTGTGGATGGCCACGGCCTCATCGTAGCCGCAGCGGTTGCACTTGCCTTCGCAGGGATGCGGACAGACCCGACCGGTGATGCCGGGAAAAGGATTCTTGGTATGCAGGGACAACAGGGCCTCGTCCACACGGCCTTCGGCCAGAAGACTGTGCATGCGCTGGATGTTGTTGCCGGCAGGGCAGGTGATCTCACAGGGGGACGTACGATTCTGCCGGATGCTGCCGCGCATGTTGACGACGGCTTTTTTCCATTCCTTGCTATAAATGGGAGGCATGACTTTTCCTTGTTGTTGGCTGTGAATGCAAATCCGTCCGTGGCCTGCTACTGCAGCCAGAACACCTCAGGCCCTGCCGTACCCTTGCGGACGGCAAGGATCTTTTCGTAGGCGGGATCCTTTTCAGGGTAGTCGCTGCGACGGTAGATGCTGCGCCCGCTCTCCTTCCGTTCGCGGGTACAGAGCGTGGACAGACGGCAGCTTTCCAGCAGATGCAGTGCCTCGTGGGTCATCATGAGCTCATGCATGTTGCCCGCACGGACCTTGTCCGCATAACCGGACAGGAAGGCCAGGCGATCCAAAGCCACGTCGATCCCTTTCTCGTTGCGCACGAAGCCCATGTAGTACGACATGACCTGGCGTACCGAAGATTCGAACATGGCCTGGGGCACAGCATCTTCCAGCGGTGTCAGGGGCGTGAAGATCCGTTCGCATTCACGGTCGATCTCGTCCTCCAGTCCTTTCAGCCCCGGGGCCTTGCCCAGGTTGGCAGCAGCCGATTCACCAGCCAGATAACCGCTGCACATGGAACCGGAGAAAGTGTAGAACACACAGCCGTTGTACAGACCGGGCAGGCTGCTCATGAAAGCATCGTCCGTAGCCAGCATGCCGCTGAACTCGATCTCGCCGATTTCCACTTCCATGGGCGCCTTGGCAAAATCCACACCGCGCTGCGCGCAATAATCCAGGAATGTCGCCTTGTCGCCGGGCATGAGCACATACTGCAGGTGGTGCAGGCTCTCGGCGTCGATATGGCGCATCTCCATGACGAATGGCGGGCCATTGCCCTCGATCTGTTCCTGATACGTGCCGCCGATCTGGAACTGGCGGGGACAGTTTTCCATCTGGGGGTGATACTTGGGCATGAAGCGCTCGCCCAGGGCATTGAGCTCATGAGCGCCGGCACCGTTGATGCCGTTCATGCCCGCACAGCCGAAGCCCTTGGGTACCAGGGTGGCCTGCTGCTTGAGGTCCATGTTGATGATGGTGGCACCGGCCTCGTAGGCCAGCACGTACTGGCTGCCGGTATTGAAGGGGCTGTGCCAGGTATTGTAGGGATTGCCCGTAGAGTTGGCGGTGGCACGGTTGCAGCTGTTGCCCAGCGCCATGATCACCGCAGCCGCCGAGATGACGTAACAGGTACCATCCAGTACGTTGTATCCCACGGCCCCGGCTGCCCGGCCATCACGGACCAGCAGACGGGTGATCATCACATGATCCAGTACATCCGTCCCAAGGGACCTGAGGTGCCCGGCCACAAGACGCTTGATGCGCTGGCCTTCCGCAATGTTGATGTGCCAGGCCGGTTCACCGCGACCGGCCGTACGCAGATAGCCGCCGTCAGCACGATGCAGCAGCTTTACGCCCAGCCCCTCGAGAAAGTTCACCATCAGGGGCATGGTCCTGCCCCAGCCCCGCAGCATGCTCTCGCTGAAACCGCTGCACGGTTTAAGATAGAAACGGACCAGGTCATCCACAGTGTCATCCGGGTCGTTCGTCCCCAGCACTGCCAGAAAATGGTCGTTGCCGCCGCCCAGACAGCCGGAGCTCTCCAACTTGCCCTTATCCACCATCAGTGTGCGGATGCCCGCCCGGCGGGCGGCCAGAGCCGCGCCGCAGCCGGCTGCACCGGTACCGAGGACGAGCAGGTCGGTTTCCAGGGTCACGATCTTGCGTTCGCTATCCATCCACTTCTCCTATGGCGGTTGCCCGCAAAAAATATCTTTCTCCCGGAGGGGTCGCCCCGCTTCCGGTCACTTCGTATTTTTTTTCACTAGTAGTTTTTCTCCATTCTATAAAATACTTTAAAAATCTATTTTGCATATCAAAAAAGAATGCATTAGCTGACAGCAAAGCACTGTCCGGAACAGGAGCGACCGGCCGGAAGCTAGCGGCAACGCCTGCTTTGACGCACGGCACAAGATGGCTGTCCACAAGGTGGAGCGGACATCCGCAAGGCCCAATGTGTCCGAGGGATGACCAAAAGGCTCGTGCAGGAAAAGACAGAAAGGATGTGGCGACGGGAAAGTTCCCGCTGCCGGCAGGTACAAAAAAAGGCGGACCGGGAAATTCCCCGGCCCGCCTTGCGGTGCTGTGAAAAAAAGTATGGGCTTCGGCCTCGGTATTTGCCGCTAGACCGGACATTCGCAGCAGTCATCCGGCATCCCGATACGCCGGGACAACCCGGCACACTGTCTGCCGTAAAAAACGGCCCGCCGGAAAGCATCCGACGGGCCGTCCTCTCTTTTCGGAAAATCGTCTGCCGGTCTAGGCGTCGGCCTCGGCCTTGAGGGCCTCGGTCTGGGCGGCGGTGGCCAGGGCCTCGAACAGGGGATCCACTTCACCTTCCATGATGCGGTCCAGAGAGTACAGGGTCAGGTTGATGCGGTGGTCCGTGCAGCGGCCCTGGGGGAAGTTGTAGGTACGGATGCGCTCGGAGCGGTCACCGGAGCCCACCTGGGCCTTGCGGTCGGCGGAAAGTTCGCTGTTCTGGCGCTCGCGCTCGGCGGCCAGGATGCGGGAGGCCAGCACCTTCATGGCGCGGGCCTTGTTCTTGTGCTGCGAGCGTTCGTCCTGGCAGGTCACCACGGTACCGGTGGGGATGTGGGTGATGCGCACGGCGGACTCGGTCTTGTTGACGTGCTGGCCGCCGGCACCGGAAGCGCGGTAGATGTCGATGCGCAGGTCTTCGGGGCGGATCTCCACGTCCACTTCCTCGGCTTCGGGCATCACGGCCACGGTGGCGGCGGAAGTATGGATGCGGCCCTGGGTCTCGGTGGCGGGCACGCGCTGCACGCGGTGGGTACCGGCCTCGAACTTGAGGTGGCTGTACACGCGGTCACCGGAGATGAGGCAGATGATTTCCTTGTAGCCGCCGCTGTCGGAAGGGGATTCGCTCATGATCTCCACCTTCCAGCCCTTGATCTCGGCATAGCGGGTGTACATGCGGAAAAGGTCGGCGGCGAACAGGGCCGCTTCCTCACCGCCGGTACCGGCGCGGATTTCAAGGATGGTGTTCTTTTCGTCCAGGGGGTCCTTGGGCAGCAGCAGCACCTTGATCTTGTGCTCCAGCTCGGGCAGCTCGGCTTCGGCGGCGGCGATCTCTTCCTGCGCCATGGCCTTGATGTCGGGGTCGCTGTCGTGCAGGAGCTGCTTGTTCTCTTCCATCTCCTGCGTGAGGCTGCGATGGCGGCGGAACAGCTCCACCACATCGTGCAGGTCCGCATGCGCCTTGGTCAACTTGCGGTACTGATCCTGGTCGTTATAGACCTCAGGCTGGGCAAGCGCCTGTTCAAGCTCCATATACTTTTTTTCAAGACCTTCCAGCTTGGCAAACATGCGAACTCCAGAAAATGTATGGTCCCGCCGGGGCGACTAGGCGTCGCGCCGGTAGGGAGCCGTGATGATATTGTCGCCCGCCTGGGCGCCCAGGGCCTCGCGCAGGGCCACCACCGCCACGTCGAGCTGGCGCTCGTCGGGCTCGGCCGTGGTCATGCGCTGCAGGGTCAGGCCGGGGGCCCGCAGCAGCGTGGCCATGAAGCCGTCGGGCATGCGGGCAGCGTAACGGATCAGCTCATAGGCCAGCGCGCTGATGGGCACCATGAGCAGCAGTTTGAACACGATGGTCAATGCCTGCTTGGCCACCGCCCCTTCCGGGCAGTAGAAGAACAGCAGCAGGGGCACCAGCACCGCATGCAGGATGATGGAGATGCCGATGACGAACAGCAGGAACGTGGTGCCGCAGCGGGGGTGCAGGCGGCTCATGCGGGCCGCCGTGGCGGCGTCCACGTCGCCCCCGGCCTCGAAGGCATGGATGACCTTGTGCTCCGCGCCGTGATACTGGAACACGCGCCGGATATCGGGCACGAAGGAGATGGCCCAGATATAGCCCATGAAGATCAGGCACTTGAACAGACCGTCCCACAGATGGAAGGTGAGCCCTTCCACCCCGCCGCCCAGATCCAGCCACTGCATGAGCAGCGACAGCAGGTGCGGCACGACCACGAACAGGCCCACGGCCACGGCCAGGGAAAGCAGCAGGGTCAGCACCAGATGCCAGCCCTTGAGCTCCTCTTCACTGCCTTCGGCCTGCTGCTCCGCGGAACGGTTGAGCGCCTTGATGCCGTTGACCAGGGTCTCGATGAGCACGGGGAAGCCGCGCACGAAAGGCTTTTTCAGCCAGGGATGCCGTGTCAGCGAGAACCAGGGCAGGCGCCGGGCCACGATCTCGCCGTCGGGGCGGCGCAGGGCCAGCGCGTAGGCGTCACCATTGCGCATCATGACGCCTTCCAGAACGGCCTGCCCGCCCACGGTGGGGCAGCCGGCCGTCAGCATCAGGGAAACAAGACGGGAAAGGGGCATAGACTCCCTCAAAAAAACGCCAAGCCTCCGGCGGGAGCGTGAAACCAAAGATTCCAACGCCTCCGCCAGAGGTGGGATAACGTTCGCGTCCGGCAGACGCGGGGCAGCACACCGCTTGCGCGGCAGCGCCTACTTCTTTTCAAATTTGGCGTACTTCTTGCGGAAGCGGTCGATACGGCCGGCCGTATCCAGGAAGCGCTGCTTGCCGGTGAAGAAGGGATGGCAGGCGGAGCACACTTCGACGTGCACTTCTTCGCCCTTCGTGGAGAGCACCTGTTCCTGATTACCGCAAGCGCAGGTAATGGTGGCGTTGAACACCTTGGGATGGATATCTTTCTTCATGATCCTTACCTCGTATGGCAACGGCATATGCCGTCAATAGTCGTCTTCTGCGCGGCTTTTGCGCATCAGGGCCCAAACCAATAGCCCATAAACGCAGCTTTGGCAAGCCCCCCGCCCCGGCGGAAGGCCGTTTTCCCGGAGATTTTTCCCGCTCCGCCCGGACCGCTCCGCCCGGACCGGGCCGCCCTTCACGGCAGGCGCCGGAGATACGGGCCCGGCGGACGGCGGGCAACAGGCAAAGGGCCGCTCCCCACGGCATGGGGTACCGGCGGCGGGAGCCTTCCGTCGGCAAGGCCCGCCGCAAGGCGGACACGAAGACCCGGCCATGCCCGCGCGGGGCAGATGCCTGTGCCCGCCGCCCGCCGGGCCGGTTGCCAGCGCCGGGCCGACAGGCTACAGTGCGGCCATGTGTGCAAAAATCGCCCGCCAGCGCGCGGATCAACTGGTCTTCATGCAGGGCCTGGCCGAAAGCCGTGAACAGGCCCGCCGTCTCATCATGGCCGGCAAGGTGGCGCTCTCCTCCGCAGGACTGCCCCCCGGCGCCCCGCCCCAAAAGGTGGACAAGCCCGGGCATCCCTATCCCGAAGGCACGGTCTTCGAACTGCTGGGGCAGGAGCGCTTCGTCAGCCGCGGCGCCTACAAGCTGCTGACCATCCTGGACAATTTCAGGCTCGATGTGGGCGGCATGGTCTGCCTGGACGCCGGTGCCTCCACCGGCGGCTTCACGGACTGCCTGCTCCAGCACGGCGCCGCGCGCGTCTACGCCGTGGACGTGGGCAAGAACCAGCTGCACGAGAAACTGCGTGCCGACGGGCGCGTCATCAACCTCGAAGGCGTCAACCTGCGCGCCGCCGCTCCCGAGCTCATCCCCGAGCCCGTGGACCTGGTGGTGGCCGACGTGTCCTTCATCTCCCTGACGCTCATCCTGCCGCCCTGCATGACCTGGCTCAAGCCCGGCGGTCTGGCCGCCGTGCTCATCAAGCCCCAGTTCGAACTGGGCCCCGGCGAGACCGTCAAGGGCGTGGTGCGCGACGAGGCCGCCCGCCAGCGCGCCGTGGACAAGATCGTCCGCTTCTGTACCGGGAACCTGCGCCTGGAGAACCGGGGCGTGCTGCCCGCCGCCATCAAGGGGCCCAAGGGCAACCAGGAATACATGGCCCTTTTCGCCCGGCCCTGACCGGAGCGGTGAGTTTTTTTGAGGGGAGGGGGACCCCCTCTACTAACGCGAGAGGGGGTCCCCCTCCCCTCAAACTCCCCTCCCCTTCCCCAGCGCGTTTTATTGGGGAATGGGGAAAGCAGGGACGCCCTCTGACATCAGCAAGGCTCCATGACGACCGCTACAAACGATAAAAGCCCTGCCTTTGTTGAAGGCAGGGCTTTTTATATTTACCGGACTATCGGCAGGCAGCAGAGCTTTTCCGAGGCCTTGCCACCGTCCTGTTTTCCCTAAAAGCTGTACAGGAAGGCCGGGGCCTCGCGGCCCAGCAGGGCATCGGCATCAAGGCCGAACCAGGTCCTGAGGCTTTTTTCCCACCATTCGTCTTCGCTGGGGGGCGTCAGCAGGGGCCGGTCCACAGGCACCTTGCAGACATCGGCCAGCCAGCGGTGCGCGGTCTGCTGGCCGCCCAGCTCGTCCACAAGGCCCAGCTCCACGGCTTCACGGCCGGTGAAGATCTTGCCCGTGGCCAGACGCGCGGCGCGGGCGCGGTCCATGTGGCGGCCCTGGGCCACGATGTCCACGAACTGCTCGTGCATGTCCTTGAGCACGCCCTGGAAATAGGCCTTTTCTTCCGCGGTGAGCGGTTCCAGCATGGAACCGGCGTCCTTGTAGGGCGCGGTGGTCAGGGTCTGGCGGCCAAGGCCCAGCTTGTCCAGCAGGCCCCGGATCTGGGGGATGTCCATGCGCACGCCGATGGAGCCGGTCACGGTGGAGGCATTGGCGAAGACGCGCCTGCCCGCCATGCTGACCATCAGGCCGCCGGAGGCCGCCGTGCTGCCCATGCTGACGGCGACGGGCTTGTCCTTGCCCAGGCGGGCCAGGGCCTCATACAGTTCCTGCGAGGCGGCGGCACCGCCGCCGGGGGAATCCACGCGCACCAGCACGCCCTTGACGCCGGGCATGCGGCCCAGCTCGTCGATCCAGCGCAGCTGGGCATCGATGTCCATGATGGGGCCGGTCACGCGCACCAGGGCGATGCGCTCGCTGCCCAGACCGGTGGCCCGGAAGACCATGAAGGCCGCCAGACCGCCCAGCAGCAGGAGCAGCAGGCCCCAGAAGATGACGGGATGCCGTTTGCGGAAAGGCACCCGGAAAAGGTGCAGCCAGGCCTTTTGCGGCACATGGGAAAGCGGGCAGGACGCGGCGCAGGAAAAGGAGGGGGCCGCAGCCGTGGCGCCCGTGCCGCCGCGGGCGCTTTTGCCGGCCGGGGCCTCGCCGTTCATGCTCAGGGGATGTTCCGTGAAGTCGTCGGCTTCGGGAGCATCCAGGCGCAGTTCGGGGGCAGCGGCCTGCCGGGTACGTTCGGGATCATTGATTTGCATGGGGCTGTTCGGGTAAAAAGTGCCGGTATGGCCGCCGGAAGAGCGGCCCCTGTCCCCAGCGGGACAGGCTCCAGGGACGCGCCGCCCGCGAAGCACCGGAGCGCTGCGCGCGGTACGGCATCAGGGAAAAAGACGGACGGAGCCGGACAGGCGTGCCGCCAGGCTTTTTGCCGGTGGGGCCGCCGCACGGCGAAAGGCGCCGGCGGCAGGCGTTGATGCGTCCAGACCCTAAGCCCATCCCTCAGGAAAGACAAGGAGCCTTCATGGAAACATTGTCCGTGGCCACGCGCAGCCGCTGTGAAATGCGCGACATCACCGCCCAGGTGCAGGAGCTGGTGGCCCGCGGCCGCCGGCAGGGCCGCCGCAACGGGGCCCTGCTGCTTTTCTCGCCGCACACCACCTGCGGCCTGACCATCAACGAAGGGGCGGACCCCGACGTGCGCCGCGACATGGTGCGCTTTTTCAGCGCCCTGGTGCCGCAGGATGCGGGCTTCGATCATGCCGAGGGCAACAGCGACGCCCACATCAAGACCACCCTGCACGGCCCCAGCCTCATGCTCATCGTGGAGGACGGCCAGTTGCAGCTGGGCCGCTGGCAGTCCATCTACCTTTGCGAGGGCGACGGACCCCGGCAGCGCACGCTCTGGGCCCGGTGGCTCCCCGGCGCGGAGGATGCACGCCCATGAGCATGCCGCACGACATCTCCCTGATCCTGACCCTCACCGGCGGCCTGGGCGCGGCCCTCGTCCTGGGTTTCGTGACCCAGAAGCTCCGTTTGTCGCCGCTGGTGGGCTATCTGCTGGCGGGCATCCTGGTGGGGCCGCATTCGCCGGGCTTCGTGGCCGACGCGGGGCTGGCCTCGCAGCTGGCCGAGATCGGCATCATCCTGCTCATGTTCGGCGTGGGCCTGCATTTCCACCTCAAGGACCTGCTGGCCGTGCGCGGAATCGCCCTGGGCGGGGCCGCGGTGCAGATCACGCTCACGACCCTTTCCTGCATGTTCCTGCTCCAGTTCTGGGGCTTCTCCCTCTGGGCGGGCGCGGTCTTCGGCATGTCGGTCTCCGTGGCGAGCACGGTGGTGCTCACCCGCGTCCTGGCCGACAATCATGTGCTGCACACCCCCACCGGCCATGTGGCCCTGGGCTGGCTGGTGGTGGAAGACCTGTTCACCATCCTGCTGCTGGTGCTCCTGCCCGTGGTCCTGGGCGCCGGCGAAGGCAACATCTGGTGGATACTGGGCAAGACCCTGCTCAAGCTGGCCGCGCTCACGGCCTTCACCCTCGTGGCCGGACAGCGCCTGATCCCCGCCCTGCTGGGCTATGTGGCGCGCACGGGCACCCGCGACCTGTTCACGCTGGCGGTCATCGTGCTGGCCCTGGGCATCGCCGTGGGCTCGGCCCTGTTCTTCGACGCGTCCATGGCCTTCGGGGCCTTCCTGGCGGGCATGGTGGTGGGGCAGTCCGATTTCAGCGCCCGCGCCACCGCCGAGGCCCTGCCCCTGCGTGATGCCTTCGCCGTGCTGTTCTTCGTGTCCGTGGGCATGCTTTTCGATCCCGCCGCCCTGCTGGAGCAATGGCCCCTCTTCCTGCTGGCCCTGGGCGTCATCGTGCTGCTCAAGCCCCTGCTGGCCTTCCTGGTCTGCCTCGCGGCCCGCAAGCCGCTGCGTCTGGCCGTTTCCGTGGGCCTGTCGCTGGGCCAGATAGGCGAATTCACCTTCATCCTCATCGCCCTGGGGGTCAGCTTCGGCCTGTTCGACAGCAGCATCAGCAATGCCGTCATCCCGGCGGCCCTGCTCTCCATCACGCTCAATCCCCTGATCTTCCGGCGTGTGGGGGCCCTGGCCCGCCTGCTGGGCCGCCTGGGCCTGGGCGCCCGCCTGCCCCGCATGGAACACGGGCAGGCCGATGCCGACGGCCTGCCGCGCGTGGTGGTGGTGGGATACGGCCCCGTGGGCCGCAGCCTGTGCCGCATCGCCCGGGCGCACGGCATGCTGCCCGTGGTGGTGGAGGCCAATATCGATACGGTCCGCCGCCTGCGCGGTCTGGGACGCCCGGCCGTGCACGGCGACGCCACCCAGGCCGAAGTGCTGCGCGAAGCCGGCCTGGAGCAGGCGCAGGCCCTGCTGCTCTCGGCGCCGGGCATCCCGGCCCGGGAGGTGGTGCCCATCG
This is a stretch of genomic DNA from Desulfovibrio piger. It encodes these proteins:
- a CDS encoding DUF1385 domain-containing protein; this translates as MPLSRLVSLMLTAGCPTVGGQAVLEGVMMRNGDAYALALRRPDGEIVARRLPWFSLTRHPWLKKPFVRGFPVLIETLVNGIKALNRSAEQQAEGSEEELKGWHLVLTLLLSLAVAVGLFVVVPHLLSLLMQWLDLGGGVEGLTFHLWDGLFKCLIFMGYIWAISFVPDIRRVFQYHGAEHKVIHAFEAGGDVDAATAARMSRLHPRCGTTFLLFVIGISIILHAVLVPLLLFFYCPEGAVAKQALTIVFKLLLMVPISALAYELIRYAARMPDGFMATLLRAPGLTLQRMTTAEPDERQLDVAVVALREALGAQAGDNIITAPYRRDA
- a CDS encoding TlyA family RNA methyltransferase; its protein translation is MCAKIARQRADQLVFMQGLAESREQARRLIMAGKVALSSAGLPPGAPPQKVDKPGHPYPEGTVFELLGQERFVSRGAYKLLTILDNFRLDVGGMVCLDAGASTGGFTDCLLQHGAARVYAVDVGKNQLHEKLRADGRVINLEGVNLRAAAPELIPEPVDLVVADVSFISLTLILPPCMTWLKPGGLAAVLIKPQFELGPGETVKGVVRDEAARQRAVDKIVRFCTGNLRLENRGVLPAAIKGPKGNQEYMALFARP
- the rpmE gene encoding 50S ribosomal protein L31, yielding MKKDIHPKVFNATITCACGNQEQVLSTKGEEVHVEVCSACHPFFTGKQRFLDTAGRIDRFRKKYAKFEKK
- a CDS encoding cation:proton antiporter, whose translation is MSMPHDISLILTLTGGLGAALVLGFVTQKLRLSPLVGYLLAGILVGPHSPGFVADAGLASQLAEIGIILLMFGVGLHFHLKDLLAVRGIALGGAAVQITLTTLSCMFLLQFWGFSLWAGAVFGMSVSVASTVVLTRVLADNHVLHTPTGHVALGWLVVEDLFTILLLVLLPVVLGAGEGNIWWILGKTLLKLAALTAFTLVAGQRLIPALLGYVARTGTRDLFTLAVIVLALGIAVGSALFFDASMAFGAFLAGMVVGQSDFSARATAEALPLRDAFAVLFFVSVGMLFDPAALLEQWPLFLLALGVIVLLKPLLAFLVCLAARKPLRLAVSVGLSLGQIGEFTFILIALGVSFGLFDSSISNAVIPAALLSITLNPLIFRRVGALARLLGRLGLGARLPRMEHGQADADGLPRVVVVGYGPVGRSLCRIARAHGMLPVVVEANIDTVRRLRGLGRPAVHGDATQAEVLREAGLEQAQALLLSAPGIPAREVVPIARAINPDLRIFVNTPFASEADSLRRMGVDGAFSGEREVALSMSRFLLDDLGVGRTGLEAELERVREVFDEGPATQQR
- a CDS encoding FAD-dependent oxidoreductase, which gives rise to MPPIYSKEWKKAVVNMRGSIRQNRTSPCEITCPAGNNIQRMHSLLAEGRVDEALLSLHTKNPFPGITGRVCPHPCEGKCNRCGYDEAVAIHSLERYAADNGHAPRLRPLPDSGKRVAVIGAGPAGLTAACFARLLGHEVSVYEGSAVMGGLMRHSIPDFRLPKDVVDRETGAVADLGVRVHTNVQVGRDISLQDLLDSHDACVLAVGLWKERLLDIPGKEHLQPAVSWMKRSTLERRSLEGQEVVILGGGGVAFDCAFTARRLGAASVRMVCLEAEGAMHAPEAEVLQARDEGISIANSMQTTAVTCSADGMFQVTARPISSFSFDAAGELHTEVAAGAEATFAAHLVICASGLQADLTALAGLDVALTPRGCVAVDAAGMTSIRGLFAAGDVATGPGLVSSAIGSGRNVALGLHAYLAGLPAGSNIDAWFEDDGSMALAVRPALDAAHVVELEEIMHVDYHPHAPRAVVPASEARPRLAFAELEGGLPDKAARSEAGRCLHCGHCISCGSCVESCPGHILTMTEDGPAVAYPEQCWHCGCCRIACSTGSVAYRFPLTMML
- a CDS encoding secondary thiamine-phosphate synthase enzyme YjbQ is translated as METLSVATRSRCEMRDITAQVQELVARGRRQGRRNGALLLFSPHTTCGLTINEGADPDVRRDMVRFFSALVPQDAGFDHAEGNSDAHIKTTLHGPSLMLIVEDGQLQLGRWQSIYLCEGDGPRQRTLWARWLPGAEDARP
- a CDS encoding FAD-binding protein — its product is MDSERKIVTLETDLLVLGTGAAGCGAALAARRAGIRTLMVDKGKLESSGCLGGGNDHFLAVLGTNDPDDTVDDLVRFYLKPCSGFSESMLRGWGRTMPLMVNFLEGLGVKLLHRADGGYLRTAGRGEPAWHINIAEGQRIKRLVAGHLRSLGTDVLDHVMITRLLVRDGRAAGAVGYNVLDGTCYVISAAAVIMALGNSCNRATANSTGNPYNTWHSPFNTGSQYVLAYEAGATIINMDLKQQATLVPKGFGCAGMNGINGAGAHELNALGERFMPKYHPQMENCPRQFQIGGTYQEQIEGNGPPFVMEMRHIDAESLHHLQYVLMPGDKATFLDYCAQRGVDFAKAPMEVEIGEIEFSGMLATDDAFMSSLPGLYNGCVFYTFSGSMCSGYLAGESAAANLGKAPGLKGLEDEIDRECERIFTPLTPLEDAVPQAMFESSVRQVMSYYMGFVRNEKGIDVALDRLAFLSGYADKVRAGNMHELMMTHEALHLLESCRLSTLCTRERKESGRSIYRRSDYPEKDPAYEKILAVRKGTAGPEVFWLQ
- the prfA gene encoding peptide chain release factor 1 encodes the protein MFAKLEGLEKKYMELEQALAQPEVYNDQDQYRKLTKAHADLHDVVELFRRHRSLTQEMEENKQLLHDSDPDIKAMAQEEIAAAEAELPELEHKIKVLLLPKDPLDEKNTILEIRAGTGGEEAALFAADLFRMYTRYAEIKGWKVEIMSESPSDSGGYKEIICLISGDRVYSHLKFEAGTHRVQRVPATETQGRIHTSAATVAVMPEAEEVDVEIRPEDLRIDIYRASGAGGQHVNKTESAVRITHIPTGTVVTCQDERSQHKNKARAMKVLASRILAAERERQNSELSADRKAQVGSGDRSERIRTYNFPQGRCTDHRINLTLYSLDRIMEGEVDPLFEALATAAQTEALKAEADA
- the sppA gene encoding signal peptide peptidase SppA, which translates into the protein MQINDPERTRQAAAPELRLDAPEADDFTEHPLSMNGEAPAGKSARGGTGATAAAPSFSCAASCPLSHVPQKAWLHLFRVPFRKRHPVIFWGLLLLLLGGLAAFMVFRATGLGSERIALVRVTGPIMDIDAQLRWIDELGRMPGVKGVLVRVDSPGGGAAASQELYEALARLGKDKPVAVSMGSTAASGGLMVSMAGRRVFANASTVTGSIGVRMDIPQIRGLLDKLGLGRQTLTTAPYKDAGSMLEPLTAEEKAYFQGVLKDMHEQFVDIVAQGRHMDRARAARLATGKIFTGREAVELGLVDELGGQQTAHRWLADVCKVPVDRPLLTPPSEDEWWEKSLRTWFGLDADALLGREAPAFLYSF